From the Zymomonas mobilis subsp. pomaceae ATCC 29192 genome, the window AGCATAAGGATCAGGTAATGCTGCAAATACATGCCGCAGCATTGCGCTATTAACGCGTCGGTTTTCGGTCTCGGTTTCTTGCCGTAGCCATGAACAGAAAAATACATGGGTCGGTTTAATATTTAACAGTGCCTTTTTCAGGCTCTCTATATCCAGTAGATCTGCGGCAATGGGAATAATGGGGGCCATATCCTGACGCGGATGACGCGCCAATCCATAAACGACCCAGCCTTCTGCTGCGAGCCGCATTGCCAGATTTTGACCAACGATACCGGTCGCCCCAACAACAAGCGCTGTATAAGTCACAACAATATCCTTCCAGATGATTCGATTACTTTGTTATTTTCTGGACTGTGTACCCTTGGTATTTCTTGTACTAGACGGCACTATATTGTGCCCTAGGTACCAAAAGGTTCCCTATTACATGACTATATCTTTACCTTCAGAATATCGGACCGCCCCTTTTGACGAAAATTGTGCTCCACGTCGGATATTGCGTCTGTTCAATGGTAAGTGGACAACTATGATTCTTCACGGATTGCATTTGTTGGGCGGGGCCTCTCGTCCGGGACGACTACTACGCAGTATTCCGGGGCTATCTAAAAAGATGATGACGCAGACACTACGGGAACTGGAAAGCGCAGGCTTGATTGAACGTATAGTGCATCAGATTATGCCGCCCAATGTTGAATATCGTTTAACACCACGCGGCCATATTTTTGTCGAGCCAATCGAAATGCTTTATGATTGGAGTATTCAGCATTCTACAGTGTTGGATCAACTCTTCACCGAAATAGCGCGATCTCAAAAGACATCTGAAGATAATAATGGGTAAATGTTTGGATGAACGGATAAGGGGATAATATTGGGCTACCATAATAGGTTAGGTGCTCTATTCTATAGATAGAGGAATAACATGATTATCCAGTTCAAAGGTAAGGGGCTTCTCACGCTTTTTATCATTATTTTAGTAGTTTATCCGGGATTTTATTGGGTAAAAAAGATAAACTTGAAGAGCAATGATGCCTTTGTTTTTAGTGGTCTTTTTTTTATCGCAGCTATTATAAATTGGTTTGTCGGGCGATATTGTAATCGGTATGCTATTCCGGTTCAGGGTCATTTATTCTCAAAAATTTTCTATTCGGCTCCGCATCAAT encodes:
- a CDS encoding winged helix-turn-helix transcriptional regulator yields the protein MTISLPSEYRTAPFDENCAPRRILRLFNGKWTTMILHGLHLLGGASRPGRLLRSIPGLSKKMMTQTLRELESAGLIERIVHQIMPPNVEYRLTPRGHIFVEPIEMLYDWSIQHSTVLDQLFTEIARSQKTSEDNNG